One Microlunatus soli genomic window carries:
- a CDS encoding MFS transporter, with amino-acid sequence MPSTTEVKRRPGLLAAAASLRGNRPFALLWVSNLFFFAGAWSQTLVLGWMAFQITGSEMKVAIFTAARLAPLLIGPFAGAFADRHNRVRLLILAAGWAMIAVAGVAALASVATVPYWALVIGGFAIGLAQSPSQPARASLVLELVGRRNLSNANALNALAMNMTQVFGPAIGGAMISTVGAAAALWISTGWYAISLVLLLPLRGLGAAVHRSTESTLAMVTGGIRAITRNRLASAVLLVTLAANTLLWPIYQAFMPVFADEQLGLDAAGLGALLTCGGVGGLVGALIIAGMGDFRAKGGVFVIGTACWAAMWAIFALSHHPAVSFVAMAGIGLASAAFGVLQTTLLLMTTEPALHGRALGLQELAIGIMPLSSLLLGVIAERLGVGWTTFGCALLLIAFLTTLAFRVPNLLPYSGIEDGNAPSETTQEPPDGEIDAAPGMPA; translated from the coding sequence GTGCCGAGCACAACTGAGGTGAAACGTCGTCCTGGGCTGCTGGCGGCGGCCGCCTCGCTGCGAGGCAATCGTCCGTTCGCCCTGCTCTGGGTCTCCAATCTGTTCTTCTTCGCCGGCGCCTGGTCGCAGACCCTGGTGCTGGGCTGGATGGCGTTCCAGATCACCGGCTCGGAGATGAAGGTGGCGATCTTCACCGCGGCCCGGCTGGCACCGCTGCTGATCGGTCCGTTCGCCGGGGCGTTCGCCGATCGACACAATCGTGTCCGGTTGCTGATCCTGGCAGCCGGCTGGGCGATGATCGCCGTTGCCGGGGTTGCCGCGCTGGCGTCGGTGGCAACGGTGCCCTATTGGGCCTTGGTGATCGGCGGCTTCGCGATCGGTCTGGCCCAGTCACCGTCGCAGCCGGCTCGGGCGTCGCTGGTGTTGGAACTGGTCGGCCGCCGCAACCTCAGCAACGCCAACGCACTGAACGCGCTGGCGATGAACATGACCCAGGTGTTCGGACCGGCGATCGGTGGCGCGATGATCAGCACCGTCGGCGCGGCGGCGGCGTTGTGGATCTCCACCGGTTGGTACGCGATCTCGCTGGTCCTGCTGCTTCCGCTGCGTGGGCTGGGTGCGGCCGTGCACCGCTCGACCGAGTCCACCCTGGCGATGGTGACCGGAGGGATCCGGGCCATCACCCGCAACCGGCTGGCCTCGGCGGTGCTGCTGGTCACCCTGGCAGCGAACACGCTGTTGTGGCCGATCTACCAGGCCTTCATGCCGGTGTTCGCCGACGAACAACTGGGTCTGGACGCGGCCGGCCTGGGCGCCCTGCTGACCTGCGGCGGAGTCGGCGGTCTGGTCGGTGCGCTGATCATCGCCGGAATGGGCGACTTCCGCGCCAAGGGCGGCGTGTTCGTGATCGGAACCGCTTGCTGGGCGGCGATGTGGGCGATCTTCGCCCTGTCCCATCATCCGGCGGTGTCCTTCGTCGCGATGGCCGGGATCGGACTGGCCAGCGCGGCCTTCGGTGTGTTGCAGACCACACTGCTGTTGATGACCACCGAACCTGCGCTACACGGTCGCGCCCTCGGCCTGCAGGAACTCGCGATCGGCATCATGCCGCTGTCCTCGCTGCTGCTCGGCGTGATCGCCGAACGCCTCGGCGTCGGCTGGACCACGTTCGGCTGTGCTCTGTTGCTGATCGCGTTCCTGACGACGTTGGCGTTCCGGGTCCCGAACCTGCTGCCGTACAGCGGGATCGAGGACGGGAACGCGCCGAGCGAGACAACGCAGGAGCCACCGGACGGCGAGATCGATGCCGCTCCCGGCATGCCGGCGTGA
- a CDS encoding sulfatase family protein, which yields MSPEAQSAATADQRPNIVFVITDQQRFDTIAALGADHVDTPNLDRLVAEGTAFTRAYVSAPSCSPSRSSLFTGLYPHSLGVLRNEDLWRHSWVERLSDSGYHCVNVGKMHTHPWETPLGFHERTVVENKDRFHPNVPFYHDQWDKALWSHGLTKPTRQVHREKADYRERLGAFEWELPEDLHSNNFVAGHARWWLDSYTGDEPFFLQVGFPGPHPPYDPPSRHLDAYRDRDVPLPHRTDDDLAGQPTALKELRQHHQENDHDSIYHLANPTEEQSRRQRRHYLAEVTQIDEQLGLIIDSLEQRGVLDNTVIIFTSDHGDCLGDHGHSQKWTMYDPSVRVPAIVWGPGRVVAGQRIDALTAMMDLGPTVLELAGLDVPDWMEAQSLLPALRGEEWQGREYAFSEHARDMILTGTELMTMVRDDRWKYVEFVDSDEGQLFDLDNDEFEERNLWDSDDPEVVAVKDRLRTVISRWRARSALHTADFGREHR from the coding sequence GTGAGCCCCGAAGCCCAGTCCGCCGCGACGGCCGATCAACGCCCCAACATCGTCTTCGTGATCACCGACCAGCAGCGCTTCGACACCATCGCCGCGCTCGGAGCCGATCACGTCGACACGCCCAACCTCGATCGGCTCGTCGCGGAAGGTACGGCCTTCACCCGCGCCTACGTCAGTGCTCCGTCCTGTTCACCGTCCCGGTCCAGTCTGTTCACCGGTCTCTACCCGCACTCGCTCGGCGTGCTGCGCAACGAGGACCTGTGGCGGCACTCCTGGGTGGAGCGGCTGTCGGACAGCGGCTACCACTGTGTCAACGTCGGCAAGATGCACACCCACCCGTGGGAGACGCCGCTCGGCTTCCATGAACGCACCGTGGTGGAGAACAAGGACCGCTTCCACCCCAACGTGCCCTTCTACCATGATCAATGGGACAAGGCGTTGTGGAGCCACGGGCTGACCAAGCCGACCCGGCAGGTGCATCGGGAGAAGGCGGACTACCGCGAGCGGCTCGGGGCCTTCGAGTGGGAGCTTCCCGAAGACCTGCACTCCAACAACTTCGTCGCCGGCCACGCCCGATGGTGGCTGGACAGCTACACCGGCGACGAACCGTTCTTCCTGCAGGTCGGCTTTCCCGGGCCGCATCCGCCGTACGATCCGCCGAGCCGGCATCTGGATGCCTACCGCGATCGCGACGTCCCACTGCCGCATCGGACCGACGATGATCTTGCCGGCCAGCCGACCGCGCTGAAGGAGCTGCGTCAGCACCACCAGGAAAATGATCATGACTCGATCTATCACCTGGCGAACCCGACCGAGGAGCAGTCGCGCCGACAGCGTCGGCACTACCTGGCCGAGGTGACCCAGATCGACGAGCAGCTCGGACTGATCATCGACAGTCTCGAGCAGCGCGGCGTGCTGGACAACACGGTGATCATCTTCACCTCCGATCACGGCGACTGTCTCGGTGATCATGGCCACAGCCAGAAGTGGACGATGTACGACCCGAGCGTTCGGGTGCCGGCCATCGTCTGGGGACCGGGTCGGGTGGTCGCCGGACAACGGATCGACGCGCTGACCGCGATGATGGACCTCGGCCCGACCGTGCTGGAGCTGGCCGGTCTCGACGTCCCGGACTGGATGGAGGCCCAGTCGCTGCTCCCGGCGCTGCGGGGTGAGGAGTGGCAGGGACGGGAGTACGCCTTCTCCGAGCACGCCCGGGACATGATCCTGACCGGCACCGAGCTGATGACGATGGTCCGCGACGACCGCTGGAAGTACGTCGAGTTCGTCGACTCCGACGAGGGACAGCTGTTCGACCTGGACAACGACGAGTTCGAGGAGCGTAACCTCTGGGACAGCGACGATCCCGAGGTGGTCGCGGTCAAGGACCGGCTGCGTACGGTGATCTCCCGGTGGCGGGCCCGCAGCGCCCTGCACACCGCCGACTTCGGCCGCGAACACCGCTGA
- a CDS encoding MFS transporter, with protein MSDATNTTGRVATPRQALTAAVSGSFLEWYDFFLFGTAAGLIFPTLFFPNSSPTAGVIESFGTFAAGFLMRPVGAVLFGHFGDRIGRRRMLLITVTLMGGCTFLIGLLPTYNTIGALAPALLVLLRLIQGVGIGGEFGGGALVALENAPTGRRGIMGSIHQLGTPVGLLVSTGAFALVQLLPEPSLNSWGWRIPFLISGLFLFVALYIRRALPETETFQSDQTRQNRVPLLALIKNHPKNVLIAIGARMADAVTFNVINVFGIAFASTHLGMSKQAMLNGFVLASAVEIAVVPIVGLLSDRIGRRPIYMFGIVVCGVLGFAYFPALASGSVALAWLMIVLMLAIGTGCMFALQGTLFAEMFSTHTRYTGIGVAYQTSALIGGAPTPAIATALAAAFSQSYWPVAIYLGVICAISLVCLILAKETFRDSLTSDRATA; from the coding sequence ATGTCCGACGCGACAAACACCACGGGGAGAGTGGCGACACCTCGGCAGGCACTGACCGCCGCGGTCTCCGGATCATTCCTGGAGTGGTACGACTTCTTCCTGTTCGGCACCGCCGCCGGGCTGATCTTCCCGACCCTGTTCTTCCCCAATTCCTCGCCGACCGCAGGCGTCATCGAGTCGTTCGGCACCTTTGCCGCCGGTTTCTTGATGCGGCCGGTCGGAGCCGTGCTGTTCGGCCACTTCGGTGACCGGATCGGTCGCCGCAGGATGTTGTTGATCACCGTCACGTTGATGGGTGGCTGCACGTTCCTGATCGGTCTGCTGCCGACCTACAACACGATCGGTGCGTTGGCGCCGGCGTTGCTGGTGCTGCTCCGGCTGATCCAGGGTGTCGGGATCGGCGGCGAGTTCGGCGGCGGCGCGCTCGTCGCGCTGGAGAATGCGCCGACCGGGCGGCGCGGCATCATGGGCAGCATCCATCAGCTCGGCACCCCGGTCGGCCTGCTGGTGTCGACCGGAGCCTTCGCCCTGGTCCAGCTGTTGCCCGAGCCGTCCCTCAATTCCTGGGGTTGGCGAATCCCGTTCCTGATCAGCGGACTGTTCCTGTTCGTCGCGCTCTACATCCGGCGCGCGTTGCCGGAGACCGAGACCTTCCAGTCCGACCAGACCCGGCAGAATCGCGTCCCGCTGCTGGCGTTGATCAAGAACCACCCCAAGAACGTGCTGATCGCCATCGGCGCCCGGATGGCCGACGCCGTTACCTTCAACGTGATCAACGTCTTCGGCATCGCCTTCGCCAGCACCCATCTCGGGATGAGCAAACAAGCGATGCTGAACGGTTTCGTGCTCGCCTCGGCGGTGGAGATCGCCGTCGTCCCGATCGTCGGCCTGCTGTCGGACCGGATCGGCCGGCGACCGATCTACATGTTCGGCATCGTGGTCTGCGGCGTCCTCGGCTTCGCCTACTTCCCGGCCCTGGCCAGCGGCAGCGTTGCCCTGGCCTGGTTGATGATCGTGCTGATGCTGGCGATCGGCACCGGGTGCATGTTCGCCCTGCAGGGGACACTGTTCGCCGAGATGTTCAGCACCCACACCCGCTACACCGGCATCGGTGTCGCCTATCAGACCTCGGCGCTGATCGGCGGAGCGCCGACGCCGGCGATCGCCACCGCCCTGGCGGCTGCGTTCAGCCAGTCCTACTGGCCGGTCGCGATCTACCTCGGCGTGATCTGTGCGATCAGCCTGGTCTGCCTGATCCTGGCCAAGGAGACCTTCCGTGACTCGCTGACCTCCGACCGCGCCACCGCTTGA
- a CDS encoding multicopper oxidase family protein, protein MRIRAVIGLLAGAVLLGIVGVMWFGSLAPRELSAATMGEMDTGSGRPAGASGHEGHGSSPLGGAAGGHHHGGVVSVDQLVARPGNPDRSFTLRAEQVGPHRYLVNGRTPGPELRVRHGDLVQVTLINVSVVAGVTLHWHGVDVPNAADGVAGVTQDAVPIGGRYVYRFVADRAGTFWYHSHQLSHEQVIGGLFGALVVRPRHPERNVLDRVATTHLYQGRRTINGRTQPMKITVPAGQRLRLRLINTDNGPVPVQVGGTPFRLLATDGSDIVGPTDVIDRSVTLTAGGRIDLELPATPATVGISGVGWVEINGGAELPRGSRPELDLLSYGRHAEVGLATAAVDRHFDYDLGRRPGFVDGRPGLWWTINGKMWPHLPMFMVSEGDVVRMSIVNHSGDVHPMHLHGHRVLVLSRNGIGSTGSPWWADSLNVRDGESYEIAFRADNPGIWMDHCHNLKHAADGLVAHLMYEGVDTPYRIDRHNEPE, encoded by the coding sequence ATGCGGATCAGGGCAGTCATCGGACTGCTCGCCGGCGCAGTGCTGCTGGGGATCGTCGGGGTGATGTGGTTCGGCAGCCTCGCTCCTCGAGAGCTGTCAGCGGCCACGATGGGGGAGATGGACACCGGCAGCGGGCGGCCGGCCGGGGCCAGTGGCCACGAGGGACACGGAAGCAGCCCGCTCGGCGGTGCGGCCGGCGGACACCATCACGGGGGTGTGGTGTCCGTCGACCAACTCGTCGCACGCCCCGGTAATCCCGATCGGAGCTTCACCCTGCGCGCCGAGCAGGTCGGCCCGCACCGCTATCTGGTCAACGGCCGGACGCCGGGCCCCGAACTGCGGGTCCGGCACGGTGATCTGGTCCAGGTGACCCTGATCAACGTCTCGGTCGTCGCCGGCGTGACGTTGCACTGGCACGGCGTCGACGTGCCCAACGCCGCCGACGGTGTCGCCGGTGTCACCCAGGACGCGGTGCCGATCGGCGGTCGCTATGTCTACCGTTTCGTCGCCGACCGGGCCGGCACCTTCTGGTATCACTCCCACCAGTTGTCACACGAGCAGGTGATCGGTGGCCTGTTCGGTGCGCTGGTCGTCCGGCCACGCCATCCGGAGCGGAACGTGCTGGACAGGGTCGCCACCACGCATCTGTATCAAGGTCGGCGAACGATCAACGGCCGTACCCAGCCGATGAAGATCACGGTGCCTGCAGGGCAACGGCTTCGGCTGCGGTTGATCAACACCGACAACGGGCCGGTCCCGGTCCAGGTCGGCGGCACCCCGTTCCGACTGCTCGCGACCGACGGCAGCGACATCGTCGGACCGACCGACGTCATCGACCGATCGGTGACCCTGACCGCTGGTGGGCGGATCGACCTGGAACTCCCCGCAACCCCTGCCACAGTAGGGATCTCCGGGGTCGGTTGGGTCGAGATCAACGGCGGCGCCGAGCTGCCACGCGGTAGCCGACCGGAGCTGGACCTGCTGAGCTACGGCCGGCACGCCGAGGTCGGACTGGCGACGGCCGCAGTGGACCGACACTTCGACTACGACCTCGGACGACGGCCCGGGTTCGTCGACGGTCGGCCGGGGCTGTGGTGGACGATCAACGGTAAGATGTGGCCGCACCTCCCGATGTTCATGGTCAGCGAAGGTGATGTCGTCCGGATGAGCATCGTCAACCACAGCGGCGACGTCCATCCGATGCATCTGCACGGTCACCGGGTCCTGGTGCTGTCCCGCAACGGGATCGGATCGACCGGCAGCCCGTGGTGGGCCGATTCGCTCAACGTCCGGGACGGCGAGAGCTACGAGATCGCCTTCCGGGCAGACAATCCGGGCATCTGGATGGATCATTGCCACAACCTGAAGCACGCCGCGGACGGGCTGGTCGCCCACCTGATGTATGAGGGTGTCGACACTCCGTACCGGATCGATCGGCACAACGAGCCGGAATGA
- a CDS encoding aminodeoxychorismate lyase, whose protein sequence is MSKSTLVIVDPATPLPPGTPEHAGRLRLADPDQPQVLVSDLGVTRGDGIFETFGVVGGDIQAMEPHLRRLLNSAVLLDLPELDLEALERAVRLAVAEHPDDELLVKLIVTRGVEGTGRPTAWAYGFIGEDYSPRRLDGIAVVTLDRGYRHDIAQTSPWLLQGAKTLSYAVNKAVLREAARRGAEDVIFLSTDGYVLEGPSSTVIIRTGDTFVTPRTDQGILEGTTQHALFGIVTDLGYTADYRYLRSEELTSADGLWLVSSGQQIAPIISLDGQQIPHDPELTQTLLKRLQSRDS, encoded by the coding sequence ATGAGCAAGTCCACATTGGTGATCGTCGACCCGGCCACCCCGTTGCCTCCGGGCACGCCCGAGCACGCCGGTCGACTACGACTCGCCGACCCGGACCAGCCCCAGGTGCTGGTGTCCGACCTCGGCGTCACCCGCGGCGACGGCATCTTCGAGACCTTCGGCGTTGTCGGCGGGGACATTCAGGCGATGGAGCCGCACCTGCGTCGGTTGCTCAATTCCGCGGTGTTGCTGGATCTGCCCGAACTTGATCTTGAAGCGCTGGAACGCGCGGTCCGGTTGGCCGTCGCCGAGCATCCCGACGACGAACTGCTGGTCAAGCTGATCGTCACCCGCGGTGTCGAAGGCACTGGCCGGCCGACGGCCTGGGCCTACGGCTTCATCGGCGAGGACTACAGCCCGCGCCGACTCGACGGGATCGCGGTCGTCACCCTGGACCGGGGCTACCGGCACGACATCGCCCAGACCTCACCCTGGCTGTTGCAGGGCGCCAAGACGCTGTCCTACGCGGTCAACAAGGCGGTGCTCCGCGAGGCGGCACGGCGCGGCGCAGAGGACGTGATCTTCCTCAGCACCGACGGCTACGTCCTGGAGGGGCCGAGCTCGACGGTGATCATCCGCACCGGCGACACCTTCGTCACCCCGCGGACCGACCAGGGCATCCTCGAGGGCACGACGCAGCACGCCCTGTTCGGCATCGTCACCGACCTCGGCTACACCGCCGACTATCGCTACCTGCGTAGCGAAGAGCTGACCTCGGCCGACGGTCTGTGGCTGGTCTCCAGCGGCCAGCAGATCGCGCCGATCATCAGCCTCGACGGGCAGCAGATCCCGCACGACCCGGAGCTCACCCAGACCCTGTTGAAGCGGCTGCAGTCCCGCGACTCCTGA
- a CDS encoding helix-turn-helix transcriptional regulator, which translates to MDSPIVGRESEVQRMRSIVASAAHGHGHSIVVRGEAGIGKTRLTEEFEALALAAGLQVSRGQALNDPGMPVLWPWRRPLADIPGGLSLIDDAHPVEVTNAADASNARFRFLSQVSDLIIRSTTAPGRMLILEDLHWADELSCALLRQLVLALRSAPLVLVLTQRVPQIPSSGHADDTIAELVGRSGTDVIRLGGLHSRQVEQWFARLQGISPKVGQQVAAAITDSDGANPLHVRLVGEALQRNPSADPADLDLQDLRRLVGQQLATLPVEVRHTLRAAAMINDRILPGLLARIAERDRSAVEADIDLAVQAGILRQAPGDEAYTFVHVLVRDAVRADLCSAERREYHFRAATAIAETPHAERFAGLIARHWLLSGRPDADQQALTWLRRAATGAGVRQDLDTALDAWGQALAAAERLGLYEVCGWLHIDRARARFCAGKINESLADSAAAVELAHQVGDPEMAARAALVVAGVGGVEPSAMIERLCDDALALMPDPPTDPNHRHLTSRMLSRRAQTLVFRDLPRARELSRTALGMVDDGCADAVLDAVAARHLALSTPGRLSDRVTLAQRAIGVGTTAHQPLGPAWGHIWMFEAAMQRGDLDRADREIHALQRIVAADEWPMARWHLLRERACRAALIGELDAAERAAAEAGALATDLADHSIQHLHQGFRAELGFIRETLPDDLVSESLTTFTQAAGTDPIPSLMVVRLLLHSGSVDAARIAYQPWREMIIDGSRRPADAPAWQTPLLWHGEIAVGLGDTEASEAAYQEMITDPGPYRGDGSGLIISTGALARHTADLALATGRVREAISLHRLGISQNLKIGAVPFVALGRLGLAEALLAAASEAPSGSGQTIAGLDEAGVLLGSAITVFDRLQMSGALARARRLRLSLLARPVTQLTPRETEIARLVAEAQSNREIARRLVVSERTVESHVRNALAKVGAETRTGLAAWVLRQNR; encoded by the coding sequence ATGGATTCGCCGATCGTCGGGCGCGAGTCTGAGGTGCAGCGGATGCGGTCGATCGTGGCTTCCGCTGCGCACGGTCATGGCCACTCGATCGTCGTCCGCGGCGAGGCGGGGATCGGCAAGACCCGGCTCACCGAGGAGTTCGAGGCGCTGGCGCTGGCAGCCGGCCTGCAGGTGAGTCGCGGCCAAGCACTGAACGACCCGGGGATGCCTGTGCTGTGGCCGTGGCGGCGTCCGTTGGCCGACATCCCCGGCGGCCTCTCGCTGATCGACGACGCCCACCCGGTGGAGGTCACCAACGCCGCCGACGCGAGCAACGCGCGATTCCGCTTCCTCTCACAGGTCTCCGATCTGATCATCCGGTCGACGACCGCGCCCGGTCGGATGCTGATCCTGGAGGACCTGCACTGGGCCGACGAGCTGAGCTGTGCCCTGCTGCGGCAGCTGGTCCTCGCCCTGCGGTCCGCGCCGCTGGTCCTGGTGCTCACCCAGCGTGTCCCACAGATCCCCAGCTCCGGGCACGCGGACGACACGATCGCCGAGCTGGTCGGCCGGTCCGGCACCGATGTGATCCGGCTCGGCGGCTTGCACAGCCGTCAGGTCGAGCAATGGTTCGCAAGGCTGCAAGGGATCTCACCCAAGGTCGGCCAGCAGGTGGCCGCGGCGATCACCGACTCCGACGGCGCGAATCCGCTGCACGTCCGGCTGGTCGGTGAGGCGCTGCAGCGCAACCCGAGCGCTGATCCTGCCGACCTCGATCTTCAGGATCTGCGCCGTTTGGTCGGCCAACAGCTGGCAACCCTTCCCGTCGAGGTCCGCCACACGCTGCGGGCCGCCGCGATGATCAACGACCGGATCCTGCCCGGACTGCTGGCCAGGATCGCCGAACGCGACCGGTCCGCGGTCGAAGCAGACATCGACCTGGCGGTCCAGGCGGGCATCCTGCGCCAGGCGCCGGGCGATGAGGCCTACACCTTCGTGCACGTCCTGGTCCGCGACGCCGTCCGCGCCGATCTCTGCTCGGCCGAGCGCCGCGAATATCACTTCCGGGCCGCGACCGCCATTGCCGAGACCCCTCACGCAGAACGCTTCGCCGGCCTGATCGCCCGGCACTGGCTGCTCAGTGGCCGTCCCGACGCCGACCAGCAGGCGCTGACCTGGCTCCGTCGCGCCGCTACCGGCGCCGGTGTCCGGCAGGACCTGGACACTGCCCTGGACGCCTGGGGTCAGGCGCTCGCCGCTGCCGAGCGGCTCGGCCTGTACGAGGTCTGCGGATGGTTGCACATCGACCGGGCTCGCGCCCGCTTCTGCGCCGGCAAGATCAACGAGTCGCTCGCCGACAGTGCGGCGGCGGTCGAACTGGCGCACCAGGTCGGAGATCCCGAGATGGCCGCCCGAGCGGCCCTGGTGGTTGCCGGCGTCGGCGGGGTCGAGCCGTCGGCCATGATCGAACGGCTCTGCGACGACGCGCTGGCACTGATGCCCGATCCGCCGACCGACCCGAATCATCGCCATCTGACCTCACGGATGCTGTCCCGGCGTGCGCAGACGCTGGTGTTCCGTGACCTGCCACGAGCCCGCGAGCTGAGCCGAACGGCGCTCGGGATGGTGGACGACGGTTGCGCCGATGCGGTCCTCGACGCGGTGGCCGCACGGCATCTCGCCCTGAGCACGCCGGGCCGGCTGTCCGACCGGGTGACGCTGGCCCAGCGGGCGATCGGCGTCGGCACCACCGCCCACCAGCCGCTCGGTCCGGCCTGGGGACACATCTGGATGTTCGAGGCCGCGATGCAGCGTGGCGACCTGGACCGGGCGGACCGCGAGATCCACGCCCTGCAACGGATCGTGGCCGCCGACGAGTGGCCGATGGCCCGCTGGCACCTGCTCCGGGAACGCGCCTGTCGGGCGGCGCTGATCGGCGAATTGGACGCCGCGGAGAGGGCGGCGGCGGAGGCGGGCGCCCTGGCCACCGACCTGGCCGATCACAGCATCCAACATCTGCACCAGGGCTTCCGGGCCGAGCTCGGCTTCATCCGCGAGACGTTGCCCGACGACCTGGTGTCGGAGAGTCTGACAACCTTTACCCAGGCCGCCGGCACCGACCCGATCCCCTCGCTGATGGTGGTGCGGCTGTTGCTGCACTCCGGCAGCGTCGACGCGGCACGGATCGCCTACCAGCCGTGGCGGGAGATGATCATCGACGGCAGCCGTCGCCCGGCCGATGCGCCGGCTTGGCAGACGCCGCTGCTGTGGCACGGTGAGATCGCCGTCGGCCTGGGTGATACCGAAGCCTCCGAAGCGGCGTACCAGGAAATGATCACCGATCCGGGGCCGTATCGCGGAGACGGTTCGGGGTTGATCATCAGCACCGGTGCGCTGGCCCGACACACTGCCGACCTGGCGCTGGCCACCGGACGTGTAAGGGAAGCGATTTCCCTGCACCGATTGGGAATCAGCCAGAACCTGAAGATCGGTGCCGTCCCTTTTGTCGCGCTCGGCCGGCTCGGTTTGGCCGAGGCGCTGCTGGCCGCGGCGTCCGAGGCGCCCAGCGGATCGGGGCAAACGATCGCCGGTCTGGACGAGGCGGGTGTCTTGTTGGGCTCGGCGATCACCGTCTTCGACAGGCTGCAGATGTCCGGTGCGCTCGCCCGGGCCCGGCGACTCCGGCTGTCCCTGCTGGCCAGACCGGTCACGCAGTTGACGCCGCGTGAGACCGAGATCGCCCGATTGGTCGCCGAAGCACAGTCCAACCGGGAGATCGCTCGCCGACTGGTGGTCTCGGAGCGGACCGTGGAAAGCCATGTCCGCAACGCCTTGGCCAAGGTCGGTGCCGAGACCCGAACCGGGTTGGCTGCCTGGGTGCTCCGGCAGAACCGATGA
- a CDS encoding zinc-dependent alcohol dehydrogenase family protein, protein MQAAFLPGGSRVELKEIEDPKPGYGQVVVAMRASTICGSDLRAIYREHLGEGPEAYQDVAGGHEPAGRVLEVGEGVHRIKPGDRVVVYHISGCGQCDECRKGYQISCTSPRRAAYGWQRNGGHADRLLAEERDLLVLPDELTFVDGACVACGFGTAYEALCRVDVSGRDRVLIVGLGPVGNAAGLMAKAMGASTVVGVDVSAERRDLAVELGAVDIAVPAGDDDQLVALLGDGAEVGIDCSGNGKAQLSTLEHTRRWGRAALVGEGGQLTVDVSEVLIHRQLTVHGSWVTSTVRMQELLDNLVRWDLHPETVVSDTFPLAEAARAYEVADAGASGKIGIVWADD, encoded by the coding sequence ATGCAGGCAGCGTTCCTGCCCGGTGGTAGCCGGGTGGAGCTGAAGGAGATCGAGGACCCGAAGCCGGGCTACGGGCAGGTGGTGGTGGCGATGCGTGCCTCGACCATCTGCGGCAGCGACCTGCGGGCGATCTACCGGGAGCACCTGGGTGAGGGGCCGGAGGCCTACCAGGACGTGGCCGGTGGTCACGAGCCGGCCGGCCGGGTGCTGGAGGTCGGCGAGGGTGTGCACCGGATCAAGCCCGGGGACCGGGTGGTCGTTTATCACATCAGCGGATGCGGCCAGTGCGACGAATGTCGCAAGGGCTACCAGATCAGCTGCACCTCGCCGCGCCGCGCGGCCTACGGCTGGCAGCGCAACGGCGGACACGCCGATCGGCTGCTGGCCGAGGAACGCGACCTGTTGGTGCTGCCCGACGAACTGACCTTCGTCGACGGTGCCTGCGTCGCCTGCGGCTTCGGTACTGCGTACGAGGCGCTGTGTCGGGTCGATGTCTCCGGACGGGACCGGGTGCTGATCGTCGGACTCGGACCGGTCGGCAATGCTGCAGGCCTGATGGCCAAAGCGATGGGCGCCTCGACGGTGGTCGGTGTCGACGTGTCTGCCGAGCGGCGTGACCTCGCCGTCGAACTCGGTGCGGTCGACATCGCGGTGCCGGCCGGCGACGACGATCAACTCGTCGCCCTGCTCGGTGACGGCGCCGAGGTCGGAATCGACTGCTCGGGCAACGGCAAGGCCCAGCTCTCGACCCTCGAGCACACCCGTCGTTGGGGCCGGGCAGCGCTGGTCGGCGAGGGCGGACAGCTGACTGTCGACGTCAGCGAGGTGCTGATCCACCGGCAGCTGACCGTCCACGGATCCTGGGTCACCTCGACGGTCCGGATGCAGGAGTTGCTGGACAACCTGGTCCGCTGGGACCTGCACCCCGAAACGGTGGTCTCCGACACCTTCCCGCTGGCCGAGGCTGCCCGTGCCTACGAGGTCGCCGATGCCGGGGCGAGCGGCAAGATCGGCATCGTCTGGGCCGACGACTGA